One part of the Bacillus sp. FJAT-27916 genome encodes these proteins:
- a CDS encoding PadR family transcriptional regulator, protein MNTLLNSLMTELRRGTLTLAVLNQLQEPQYGYSLVRSLELAGITIEQSTLYPLLRRLEKQKLVTSYWDTSESRPRKYYALSKEGSELYEQLKEEWLIHSKRLYDMLNGGGKNESD, encoded by the coding sequence ATGAATACGTTGTTGAACTCATTAATGACAGAATTAAGGAGAGGGACATTAACATTGGCTGTTCTCAATCAGCTTCAAGAACCTCAATACGGCTATTCCCTTGTCCGTTCATTGGAACTAGCCGGAATCACAATTGAACAGAGCACCTTATATCCTTTACTAAGGAGACTCGAAAAGCAGAAGCTGGTAACAAGCTATTGGGACACATCGGAAAGCAGGCCGCGCAAGTATTATGCACTCAGCAAAGAAGGCAGTGAGTTGTATGAGCAATTGAAAGAGGAATGGCTTATCCATTCTAAACGATTGTATGACATGTTAAATGGAGGGGGAAAAAATGAATCTGATTGA
- a CDS encoding Na+/H+ antiporter NhaC family protein — protein MNGTAIVLIPPLVIIMLVLLTRRVIPSLGVGIILSSLIFENFHFGDTIKRIGKTILHLFYEDGEVATGNLNVLGFLLLLGVMTGMIHLLGGGRAFGEFASKKLHSKRQVTMGTALFGMTMFPDDVFNMFTNGQVSRPLFDRFGISREKLAYMIHSTSDPLCVLTPISSWGAYITSIFAAIFVMHDMDENPIVTFVEVGFLNFYALTTIALVFLVAYFDLRFWKMRKAELHVKPYDSNDSHRKGSIWSLFIPILVLMISSISLLIWTGYRNSDTKSLIDWFANGEVSYSLLMGALTACLVTFVFTIRTKQVKFVPQALINGMKTTLPAVWILLFAWMQSELTGLLKTGEYLGGIIEQTSLSSSWLPFLLFILTGIMAFSTGTSWGTFAIMLPISAQIGLVTGVDIIPLFAAVLSGSLFGDHCSPISDTTTVAASAAGCNHMNHVLTQIPYALTAASITAGAFLFYGLTGISWISYLFILLMLTGITVIYRRKEAKQTV, from the coding sequence ATGAATGGAACAGCTATAGTACTAATACCACCTCTTGTCATCATTATGCTTGTCCTTTTGACAAGGAGGGTCATTCCTTCACTCGGCGTTGGAATTATTCTTTCATCCCTTATCTTCGAAAACTTTCACTTCGGCGATACAATCAAGCGGATTGGAAAAACGATTCTCCATCTTTTCTACGAGGATGGCGAAGTCGCAACCGGAAATCTGAATGTTCTTGGATTTCTTCTTTTGCTCGGAGTCATGACCGGCATGATTCATCTATTAGGCGGAGGAAGGGCATTCGGGGAGTTCGCTTCCAAAAAGCTTCATTCCAAAAGACAGGTAACAATGGGAACGGCTCTTTTCGGAATGACCATGTTTCCGGATGACGTATTCAATATGTTTACGAACGGACAAGTTTCTCGGCCATTATTTGACCGTTTCGGCATATCGCGTGAAAAACTGGCCTATATGATTCATTCCACCTCAGACCCCCTCTGTGTTTTAACACCCATCTCAAGCTGGGGAGCGTATATTACATCCATATTTGCAGCCATCTTTGTCATGCATGATATGGATGAAAATCCAATTGTGACATTTGTTGAGGTAGGATTCCTGAATTTCTATGCATTAACCACTATCGCGCTTGTCTTCCTTGTCGCTTATTTCGATCTCCGTTTCTGGAAAATGCGGAAGGCTGAACTACATGTAAAACCATACGATTCAAATGATTCACATCGCAAAGGGTCTATTTGGTCATTGTTCATCCCTATCCTTGTATTAATGATCAGCTCTATTAGTTTATTAATATGGACTGGCTATCGAAATAGTGACACGAAAAGCCTCATTGATTGGTTTGCGAATGGGGAGGTCAGCTATTCCCTGCTTATGGGCGCTTTGACAGCCTGCCTTGTAACCTTTGTTTTCACAATCCGTACAAAACAGGTGAAATTTGTTCCCCAGGCTCTCATCAATGGGATGAAGACAACCTTGCCTGCGGTCTGGATTCTCTTGTTTGCCTGGATGCAGTCCGAATTAACCGGGTTATTGAAGACCGGGGAATACTTAGGCGGCATTATTGAGCAAACAAGCCTGTCCAGCTCATGGCTGCCGTTTCTCTTATTTATCCTGACAGGAATCATGGCATTCTCCACTGGAACAAGCTGGGGAACATTTGCAATCATGCTTCCAATTTCCGCTCAGATTGGCCTTGTCACAGGAGTGGATATCATCCCATTATTTGCTGCCGTTCTCTCCGGGTCACTCTTTGGAGATCATTGCTCGCCTATTTCTGATACGACGACTGTTGCCGCATCAGCAGCCGGGTGCAACCATATGAACCATGTACTGACGCAAATTCCTTATGCGCTCACAGCTGCTTCGATTACGGCTGGAGCTTTCCTCTTCTATGGCCTAACAGGAATTTCATGGATTTCCTATTTATTTATCCTTCTTATGCTGACTGGCATTACCGTCATCTATCGAAGAAAAGAAGCAAAACAAACCGTTTAA
- a CDS encoding HD domain-containing protein, translated as MRDVTLLDIFEHRIAQKYLNRSGLAHAIAVAYHAFNLAKEQGEDVDAAAKAGLLHDMGHFTWYRNGKWDYDLYRKNDIHAIKGAERAHKLLIRLGENPVKAKTVSLAILFHTDSFLPTNDIVRTPLQQIVKWADEMDEEEGGLHHYRKVDYEKARKSIIKLDKMIDAAQGFENKKSV; from the coding sequence ATGAGGGATGTCACTTTACTAGATATTTTTGAACATCGAATTGCACAAAAGTACTTGAATCGTTCTGGATTAGCTCATGCGATTGCGGTAGCTTATCATGCTTTTAACCTGGCGAAGGAGCAGGGGGAGGATGTTGATGCGGCCGCTAAGGCGGGCTTACTTCACGATATGGGGCATTTCACCTGGTACCGGAACGGGAAGTGGGATTATGACCTCTATCGCAAAAACGATATTCATGCGATAAAAGGGGCTGAGAGGGCGCATAAATTATTAATCAGACTTGGAGAGAATCCAGTGAAGGCGAAGACTGTATCGCTAGCGATCCTATTCCATACGGACTCTTTTCTTCCCACAAATGATATCGTACGCACCCCCCTTCAGCAAATTGTTAAATGGGCTGATGAGATGGATGAGGAAGAAGGCGGATTGCACCACTACCGCAAAGTTGACTATGAAAAGGCAAGAAAAAGCATCATTAAGCTTGATAAGATGATTGATGCAGCTCA